A genomic segment from Modestobacter roseus encodes:
- a CDS encoding DUF6461 domain-containing protein, which produces MPNTHQPFEWFSDWVEQHLLLTLTVVSIPDPVRVLAAFGPTDFDRSTLSLQSAYDLDRPSMRLGTAAEWSYAVEHASTTGGDSRVLARLTADGGTAVSLCFTPNISGVHVARDGDYLCGFEPASPDWMRWGSAPHAFDAEIQAAGFPGSLPTPGAPAASFLHLLTGVTLTPAMLEDPLPCATMPGHTGTGDGSPRGAAPLVPGTLMPDPTRQGGPSDR; this is translated from the coding sequence ATGCCCAACACGCACCAGCCGTTCGAGTGGTTCTCCGACTGGGTCGAGCAGCACCTGCTGCTGACGCTGACCGTCGTCTCCATCCCCGACCCGGTCCGCGTGCTCGCCGCCTTCGGGCCGACGGACTTCGACCGCAGCACCTTGTCGCTGCAGTCGGCCTATGACCTCGACCGGCCGTCGATGAGGCTCGGCACCGCCGCGGAGTGGAGTTACGCGGTCGAGCACGCGTCCACCACGGGAGGCGACTCCCGCGTCCTGGCCCGCCTGACCGCGGACGGCGGCACAGCGGTGAGCCTCTGCTTCACCCCGAACATCAGCGGGGTCCACGTCGCGCGCGACGGCGACTACCTCTGCGGCTTCGAGCCGGCCAGCCCCGACTGGATGCGCTGGGGGTCGGCGCCGCACGCCTTCGACGCAGAGATCCAGGCCGCCGGGTTCCCCGGATCCCTCCCGACGCCGGGCGCACCGGCGGCGTCGTTCCTGCACCTGCTGACCGGGGTGACGCTCACCCCGGCGATGCTGGAGGACCCCCTGCCCTGCGCCACCATGCCGGGGCACACCGGTACGGGGGACGGGAGTCCGCGCGGAGCGGCTCCCCTCGTACCCGGCACCCTGATGCCGGACCCCACCCGGCAAGGAGGCCCGTCAGATCGGTGA
- a CDS encoding NAD-dependent epimerase/dehydratase family protein, with protein sequence MRILITGGAGFIGSHVVAACRAAGHEVRVLDALLPAVHPSYTDGVPGLDGVELTQGDVRDAATVDRALAGVDAVCHQAAMVGLGVDVQDMPEYAGINDLGTAVLLAAMARADVGRLVLASSMVVYGEGRYECPEHGVVPAAPRRRADLDAGAFEPPCPVCGRQLSWGEVGEDTPADPRNTYAATKLAQEHLASAWARSTGGGAVALRYHNVYGPHMPRDTPYAGVASIFRSSLEGGRAPRVFEDGGQMRDFVHVSDVAQANLRALEATPPESALRAYNVASGVPHSVGDMAAALAEAFGGPAPEVTGEYRIGDVRHVVASPARAEAELGFRAQVTFADGMREFATAPLRPAP encoded by the coding sequence GTGCGCATCCTGATCACCGGAGGGGCGGGCTTCATCGGCTCGCACGTCGTCGCCGCCTGCCGTGCGGCCGGACACGAGGTGCGGGTGCTCGACGCCCTGCTGCCCGCGGTCCACCCCAGCTACACCGACGGCGTCCCCGGCCTCGACGGGGTGGAGCTGACCCAGGGCGACGTCCGGGACGCCGCGACCGTCGACCGGGCGCTGGCCGGGGTGGACGCCGTCTGCCACCAGGCGGCGATGGTCGGCCTCGGCGTCGACGTGCAGGACATGCCGGAGTACGCCGGGATCAACGACCTGGGCACGGCGGTGCTGCTGGCCGCGATGGCCCGCGCCGACGTCGGCCGGCTGGTGCTGGCGAGCTCGATGGTGGTCTACGGCGAGGGCCGGTACGAGTGCCCGGAGCACGGCGTCGTCCCCGCGGCGCCGCGGCGGCGGGCCGACCTGGACGCCGGCGCGTTCGAGCCGCCCTGCCCCGTCTGCGGCCGGCAGCTGAGCTGGGGCGAGGTCGGTGAGGACACCCCGGCCGATCCGCGCAACACCTACGCCGCGACCAAGCTCGCCCAGGAGCACCTGGCGTCGGCGTGGGCCCGGTCGACCGGGGGTGGCGCGGTCGCGCTGCGGTACCACAACGTCTACGGCCCGCACATGCCGCGGGACACCCCCTACGCCGGGGTCGCGTCGATCTTCCGGTCGTCCCTGGAGGGCGGCCGGGCGCCGCGGGTCTTCGAGGACGGTGGCCAGATGCGCGACTTCGTGCACGTCAGCGACGTGGCGCAGGCGAACCTGCGAGCGCTGGAGGCCACTCCCCCGGAGTCGGCCCTGCGCGCGTACAACGTGGCGTCGGGGGTGCCGCACAGCGTCGGCGACATGGCCGCCGCGCTGGCCGAGGCGTTCGGCGGGCCGGCTCCGGAGGTCACCGGCGAGTACCGCATCGGCGACGTCCGGCACGTGGTGGCCTCCCCCGCGCGGGCCGAGGCCGAGCTCGGCTTCCGCGCGCAGGTGACGTTCGCCGACGGCATGCGCGAGTTCGCCACCGCCCCCCTGCGCCCCGCCCCCTGA
- a CDS encoding phytoene desaturase family protein: MARVVVIGAGLGGLAAAARLAATGHAVTVLEQAPVVGGKLGWFSRDGHGFDTGPSLVTLPQVLRDLFAATGAPLDDVLDLQRLDPAVAYRFADGTTVDVPGSRELIPAALDDALGNGAGAQWAALLDRAEAMWRATEQPFLRSPLAGAGTLLRLARRAADLRTIAPGRTLRGLGSTYLGDPRLRMLLDRYATYSGSDPRRAPAALLTVPYAEQAFGSWYVRGGLRRLVEAVAQRAVERGATIRTDAAVAEVLVEGGRAGGVRLADGERIAADVVVSNADATALYRGLLPGTAPARGPRAALRRVTPSSSGLVLLLALRGRTPGLAHHTVLFPHDYDAEFDALFGRQHLGRRGPKRPVADPTVYVSAPDDPATRPDADSESWFVLVNAPRHEPGTGVDWTAPGWPTPRPTGCSTCWPTAGWTCGTGCAGGWCAPRPTWSGRPPAPAGRSTGRRATAPGPPSCARGTPPRCRGCSWSAALRTPAAGCRWSPCPRRSPPG; encoded by the coding sequence GTGGCCCGGGTGGTGGTGATCGGCGCCGGGCTCGGCGGGCTGGCGGCCGCGGCCCGGCTCGCCGCGACCGGGCACGCGGTCACCGTGCTGGAGCAGGCGCCGGTGGTCGGCGGCAAGCTCGGCTGGTTCTCCCGCGACGGGCACGGCTTCGACACCGGCCCCAGCCTGGTCACCCTCCCCCAGGTCCTCCGCGACCTGTTCGCCGCCACCGGCGCGCCGCTGGACGACGTCCTGGACCTCCAGCGGCTCGACCCGGCCGTCGCCTACCGCTTCGCAGACGGGACGACGGTCGACGTCCCGGGCAGCCGCGAGCTCATCCCCGCCGCGCTGGACGACGCCCTGGGCAACGGCGCCGGCGCCCAGTGGGCGGCGCTGCTCGACCGCGCCGAGGCGATGTGGCGGGCCACCGAGCAGCCGTTCCTGCGCTCCCCGCTCGCCGGGGCCGGCACCCTGCTGCGCCTGGCCCGACGGGCCGCCGACCTGCGCACCATCGCCCCCGGCCGCACGCTGCGCGGCCTGGGCAGCACGTACCTGGGCGACCCGCGGCTGCGGATGCTGCTGGACCGCTACGCCACCTACTCCGGCTCCGACCCGCGGCGCGCCCCCGCGGCGCTGCTCACCGTCCCGTACGCCGAGCAGGCCTTCGGCTCCTGGTACGTCCGCGGTGGCCTGCGCCGGCTGGTCGAGGCGGTCGCGCAGCGCGCCGTCGAGCGCGGCGCCACCATCCGCACCGACGCCGCCGTCGCCGAAGTGCTCGTCGAGGGCGGCCGGGCCGGCGGGGTGCGACTGGCCGACGGCGAGCGGATCGCGGCCGACGTCGTCGTGAGCAACGCCGACGCCACCGCCCTCTACCGCGGACTGCTGCCCGGCACCGCCCCGGCCCGCGGACCCCGGGCCGCGCTGCGCCGGGTCACCCCGTCGTCGTCCGGCCTGGTGCTGCTGCTCGCGCTGCGCGGGCGCACCCCCGGCCTCGCCCACCACACCGTGCTCTTCCCGCACGACTACGACGCCGAGTTCGACGCGCTGTTCGGGCGGCAGCACCTCGGCAGGCGGGGCCCGAAGCGGCCGGTCGCCGACCCGACGGTCTACGTCAGCGCACCCGACGACCCGGCCACCCGCCCCGACGCCGACAGCGAGTCGTGGTTCGTGCTGGTCAACGCGCCGAGACACGAACCGGGCACGGGCGTCGACTGGACCGCCCCGGGCTGGCCGACGCCCAGGCCGACCGGGTGCTCGACGTGCTGGCCGACCGCGGGCTGGACGTGCGGGACCGGGTGCGCTGGCGGGTGGTGCGCACCCCGGCCGACCTGGAGCGGGAGACCGCCAGCCCCGGCGGGTCGATCTACGGGACGTCGAGCAACGGCGCCCGGGCCGCCTTCCTGCGCCCGGGGAACGCCTCCCCGGTGCCGGGGCTGTTCCTGGTCGGCGGCTCTGCGCACCCCGGCGGCGGGCTGCCGCTGGTCACCCTGTCCGCGCAGATCGCCGCCGGGCTGA
- a CDS encoding TetR/AcrR family transcriptional regulator produces MAEARPRGPGSRWTPEQRRRQILDEATRIVGQRGYYGFSVQAVADACGLTVAGLLHHVGSKDGLLVALLEDRDRRDAAAVAGELGAGLDDLADSSVAEMRAVLRAVVVRNTTQPEIVRLYSMLRTESLFEGHPAHGYFRDRDARVLATFTRLVGGHVPHPGSTARQLLAVMGGLEEQWLRTPDEVDLVGEWDRAAALLLP; encoded by the coding sequence TTGGCTGAGGCGCGGCCGCGCGGCCCGGGCAGCCGGTGGACGCCGGAGCAGCGGCGCCGGCAGATCCTCGACGAGGCGACCCGGATCGTCGGGCAGCGCGGCTACTACGGGTTCAGCGTGCAGGCGGTGGCCGACGCCTGCGGGCTGACCGTCGCCGGGCTGCTGCACCACGTCGGCTCCAAGGACGGGCTGCTCGTGGCGTTGCTCGAGGACCGCGACCGCCGGGACGCCGCCGCCGTCGCCGGGGAGCTCGGTGCCGGCCTGGACGACCTGGCCGACTCGTCGGTGGCCGAGATGCGGGCGGTGCTGCGGGCGGTCGTCGTCCGCAACACCACCCAGCCGGAGATCGTCCGGCTGTACTCGATGCTGCGCACCGAGTCGCTGTTCGAGGGCCATCCCGCGCACGGCTACTTCCGCGACCGGGACGCCCGCGTGCTGGCCACCTTCACCCGGCTGGTCGGCGGGCACGTGCCGCACCCCGGGTCCACCGCCCGCCAGCTGCTCGCGGTGATGGGCGGCCTGGAGGAGCAGTGGCTGCGCACGCCCGACGAGGTCGACCTGGTCGGCGAGTGGGACCGCGCCGCCGCGCTGCTGCTGCCCTGA
- a CDS encoding DNA-3-methyladenine glycosylase I gives MERPRSTDDLQRCGWATSAPEYVTYHDEEWGTPLSGDDALYERLTLEAFQSGLSWITILRKRPAFRAAFAGFEIEVVAEFTDDDVARLMADAGIVRNRAKVTAAVANARAALAVPEGLSELLWSFAPSGPRPRPRTLADVPATSAESVAMAKELKRRGFRFVGPTTGYALMQATGMVDDHVATCFRAGPA, from the coding sequence GTGGAGCGCCCCCGGAGCACCGACGACCTGCAGCGCTGCGGCTGGGCGACGAGCGCGCCCGAGTACGTGACGTACCACGACGAGGAGTGGGGCACCCCGCTGTCCGGGGACGACGCGCTCTACGAGCGGCTCACCCTCGAGGCGTTCCAGTCGGGGCTGTCCTGGATCACCATCCTCCGCAAGCGGCCGGCCTTCCGGGCGGCGTTCGCCGGCTTCGAGATCGAGGTGGTCGCGGAGTTCACCGACGACGACGTGGCGCGGCTGATGGCCGACGCCGGCATCGTCCGCAACCGGGCGAAGGTCACCGCAGCGGTCGCCAACGCCCGCGCGGCGCTGGCCGTGCCCGAGGGGCTCTCGGAGCTGCTGTGGTCGTTCGCGCCGTCCGGGCCGCGGCCCCGACCGCGGACGCTGGCCGACGTGCCGGCCACCTCGGCGGAGTCGGTGGCGATGGCGAAGGAGCTGAAGCGACGCGGCTTCCGGTTCGTCGGACCGACCACCGGCTACGCGCTCATGCAGGCCACCGGGATGGTCGACGACCACGTCGCGACGTGTTTCCGGGCCGGTCCCGCCTGA
- a CDS encoding ABC transporter permease — protein MSQTVTTSTVTDRPPTDGTSTDRTSIDRVSLDPDRHVPGRRDPGLGAALHAEWLKFWSVRSTRWSLGLLFVLGAGLTTLVCWAAAADLASGEAGESPASFLTWGLLFSQLTAIALGTLVVTSEYGTGMIRATITAVPHRGRVVLAKVLVLAGVLFVAGVVTAFVGYLGGNAFLDREGIGMALSDDGVLRALLGNGLYLAGLGVLALGAGFLIRNTGAALTVGIALVLIVGNLAYALPGTWGEWVAKLMPGNAGGAVAQVVPFTGGASLAPWTGFAVFAAEALAVLLAGYVVLRRRDA, from the coding sequence ATGAGCCAGACCGTGACCACCTCGACCGTGACCGACCGCCCGCCCACCGACGGCACCTCCACCGACCGCACCTCCATCGACCGCGTCTCCCTCGACCCCGACCGGCACGTGCCCGGGCGCCGCGATCCCGGCCTGGGTGCGGCCCTGCACGCCGAGTGGCTGAAGTTCTGGTCCGTCCGGTCCACCCGGTGGTCCCTGGGCCTGCTCTTCGTGCTCGGTGCGGGGCTCACCACGCTCGTCTGCTGGGCCGCGGCGGCCGACCTCGCCAGCGGCGAGGCGGGGGAGTCCCCGGCGTCGTTCCTCACCTGGGGGCTGCTGTTCTCCCAGCTGACGGCGATCGCGCTCGGCACGCTGGTGGTCACCAGCGAGTACGGCACCGGGATGATCCGGGCGACGATCACCGCCGTGCCGCACCGCGGCCGGGTGGTCCTGGCGAAGGTCCTGGTGCTCGCCGGGGTGCTGTTCGTCGCCGGCGTCGTGACGGCGTTCGTCGGCTACCTGGGCGGCAACGCCTTCCTGGACCGCGAGGGGATCGGGATGGCGCTGTCCGACGACGGGGTGCTGCGCGCCCTGCTCGGCAACGGCCTCTACCTGGCCGGCCTGGGTGTGCTCGCCCTCGGCGCGGGCTTCCTGATCCGGAACACCGGCGCGGCGCTGACCGTCGGCATCGCGCTGGTGCTCATCGTCGGGAACCTGGCCTACGCCCTGCCCGGCACCTGGGGGGAGTGGGTGGCCAAGCTGATGCCCGGCAACGCCGGTGGCGCGGTCGCCCAGGTGGTCCCCTTCACCGGCGGCGCCTCCCTCGCACCGTGGACGGGCTTCGCGGTCTTCGCCGCCGAGGCGCTCGCCGTCCTGCTCGCCGGGTACGTCGTCCTCCGCCGCCGCGACGCCTGA
- a CDS encoding leucyl aminopeptidase family protein, producing MSRLPSPRVTVVPALPVLGPDDVLAVPVGAQGALPPWLTGPDAGEPPVDPEFLAGALADTGNGGKPGGITNVPVPGRRPRSVVAVGVGDGTVPDLRSYVGVAVRRAQTLAEHGARRLVLPLDSAAGPAGAEEVRAAVEAVVLAGYRFRATSTPHPPRLEEVAVVAADADDPAVAAGELAGAVAADAVAWARDLVNTPSDTKDPAWLSDQVIARLARLPHVDVTVLGPGELRAGGFGGVLAVGGGSASPPRVVVVRYAPPGAGESRPVLVGKGITFDTGGLSIKTTAGMREMKTDMAGAATVLAAVDAASRLELPVGVTAVVALAENAVSGSAYRPADVVRHVGGRTTEVRNTDAEGRLVLADALAYAHAELGASVLVDVATLTGAMKTALGARTAGLYATSDGLADALLTAAGHAGESFWRMPLAEEHVSHLRPQLASDVADANNAPGNPGSTTAALFLQPFTGGLPWAHLDVAGPARAGSDAAEVVKGGTGFAVRTLLRWLAAGAPVADDRIG from the coding sequence GTGTCGCGCCTGCCGTCCCCGCGGGTCACCGTCGTGCCCGCGCTGCCGGTCCTGGGCCCGGACGACGTGCTGGCGGTGCCCGTCGGCGCACAGGGCGCACTGCCGCCCTGGCTGACCGGCCCGGACGCCGGCGAGCCCCCGGTCGACCCGGAGTTCCTGGCGGGTGCGCTCGCGGACACCGGCAACGGCGGCAAGCCGGGCGGGATCACCAACGTCCCGGTCCCGGGCCGGCGGCCGCGCAGCGTGGTCGCGGTCGGCGTCGGTGACGGCACCGTCCCCGACCTGCGCAGCTACGTGGGCGTCGCGGTCCGCCGCGCGCAGACCCTCGCCGAGCACGGCGCCCGCCGGCTGGTGCTGCCGCTGGACTCCGCCGCCGGTCCCGCCGGTGCGGAGGAGGTGCGCGCCGCCGTCGAGGCCGTCGTGCTCGCCGGGTACCGCTTCCGCGCGACGTCCACGCCGCACCCGCCCCGGCTCGAGGAGGTGGCGGTGGTGGCCGCCGACGCCGACGACCCGGCCGTCGCCGCCGGGGAGCTCGCCGGCGCGGTCGCCGCGGACGCCGTCGCCTGGGCCCGCGACCTGGTGAACACCCCCAGCGACACCAAGGACCCGGCCTGGCTCAGCGACCAGGTCATCGCCCGGCTCGCCAGGCTCCCGCACGTCGACGTCACCGTGCTCGGCCCGGGCGAGCTGCGCGCCGGAGGCTTCGGCGGGGTGCTCGCCGTCGGCGGCGGCTCGGCCTCGCCACCGCGGGTGGTCGTCGTCCGGTACGCCCCGCCCGGGGCGGGGGAGTCCCGCCCGGTGCTGGTCGGCAAGGGCATCACCTTCGACACCGGTGGCCTGTCGATCAAGACCACCGCCGGCATGCGCGAGATGAAGACCGACATGGCCGGCGCCGCGACCGTGCTCGCCGCGGTCGACGCCGCCTCCCGGCTGGAGCTGCCGGTCGGGGTCACCGCGGTGGTCGCGCTCGCCGAGAACGCGGTCTCCGGATCGGCCTACCGCCCGGCCGACGTGGTCCGGCACGTGGGCGGGCGCACCACCGAGGTGCGCAACACCGACGCCGAGGGGCGCCTCGTGCTCGCCGACGCCCTGGCGTACGCGCACGCCGAGCTGGGCGCGAGCGTCCTGGTCGACGTCGCCACCCTGACCGGTGCGATGAAGACGGCGCTGGGCGCCCGCACCGCGGGGCTCTACGCCACCTCCGACGGGCTGGCCGACGCGCTGCTCACCGCCGCCGGGCACGCGGGGGAGTCGTTCTGGCGGATGCCGCTGGCCGAGGAGCACGTGTCGCACCTGCGCCCGCAGCTGGCCTCCGACGTCGCCGACGCCAACAACGCGCCGGGCAACCCCGGGTCGACGACGGCGGCGCTGTTCCTGCAGCCGTTCACCGGCGGCCTGCCCTGGGCCCACCTGGACGTCGCCGGCCCGGCGCGCGCGGGCAGCGACGCCGCCGAGGTGGTCAAGGGCGGCACCGGGTTCGCCGTCCGCACGCTGCTGCGGTGGCTGGCGGCGGGCGCACCGGTGGCGGACGACCGGATCGGCTGA
- a CDS encoding beta-glucosidase family protein produces MSTDAPQSTAFATAVAAVRGGAGVQAEARQLFAQLTPDEQLGLLDGDWEFWDGFLAMLTGGYNTVPIPHAAVARLGIPGTQFVDGPRGCVSGNGTAFPVSMARGATWDPELEERVGQVIGREVRAVGGNFFGGVCINLLRHPAWGRAQETYGDDPFHLGEMGAALVRGTQRYVMACAKHYALNSMENARFTVDVTIDEATLQDVYLPHFKRTVDEGVAAIMSAYNSVNGEWAGQNRHLLTEVLRDQWGWDGITVSDFIWGLRDAGASLDAGLDLEEPFRQQRAQHLAGQLADGSADRSGVERSGVRMIAAMLRSYAAREDGAFGPELMADDDARALAREVAARAMVLLRNEPVGGAPLLPLDPAAVSSIAVIGRLATEVNQGDHGSSDVRPPSSTTPLEGITAAFPGARIVHVADDDPAAAAEAARQVDVAIVVAGFTAEDEGEYVGSDTMNNPDLLALYPPRPDGVRATGDEVVMTAGEGFGGDRDSLRLRPEQEEVIRATVAANPRTVVTMVAAGPVLTEAWRQEVPTVLLQWYAGMEGGPALGDVLTGAAEPAGRLPFSVPTSEEHLPFFDRDATAITYDRWHGQRLLDRLGVEAAYPHGFGLSYTSFTIGDVTAAGAAVTATVTNTGDRDGRHVVQVYGRTGTGGYPGERLLVGFRSVAVPAGASVPVEVPVSLLALARWDDDRRERVLPDATDVELEVGAYAGDPQAAVLRLG; encoded by the coding sequence GTGAGCACTGACGCTCCGCAGAGCACCGCCTTCGCGACCGCCGTCGCCGCCGTCCGTGGCGGGGCCGGCGTCCAGGCCGAGGCCCGGCAGCTGTTCGCCCAGCTCACCCCCGACGAGCAGCTCGGCCTGCTCGACGGCGACTGGGAGTTCTGGGACGGCTTCCTGGCGATGCTGACCGGCGGCTACAACACCGTGCCGATCCCGCACGCGGCCGTCGCCCGGCTCGGCATCCCCGGCACCCAGTTCGTCGACGGCCCGCGCGGCTGCGTCTCCGGCAACGGCACCGCCTTCCCGGTCTCCATGGCCCGCGGCGCCACATGGGACCCCGAGCTCGAGGAGCGGGTCGGCCAGGTCATCGGCCGCGAGGTGCGCGCCGTCGGCGGCAACTTCTTCGGCGGCGTCTGCATCAACCTGCTCCGCCACCCCGCCTGGGGCCGCGCGCAGGAGACCTACGGCGACGACCCGTTCCACCTCGGCGAGATGGGCGCGGCCCTGGTGCGCGGCACCCAGCGGTACGTGATGGCCTGCGCCAAGCACTACGCGCTGAACTCGATGGAGAACGCCCGCTTCACCGTCGACGTCACCATCGACGAGGCCACCCTGCAGGACGTCTACCTGCCGCACTTCAAGCGCACCGTCGACGAGGGCGTGGCGGCCATCATGAGCGCCTACAACTCGGTCAACGGCGAGTGGGCCGGCCAGAACCGGCACCTGCTCACCGAGGTGCTGCGCGACCAGTGGGGCTGGGACGGGATCACGGTCAGCGACTTCATCTGGGGTCTGCGCGACGCCGGCGCCTCGCTGGACGCCGGCCTGGACCTGGAGGAGCCCTTCCGCCAGCAGCGCGCCCAGCACCTCGCCGGCCAGCTCGCGGACGGCAGCGCGGACCGGTCCGGCGTCGAGCGTTCCGGCGTCCGGATGATCGCCGCGATGCTGCGCTCCTACGCCGCCCGCGAGGACGGCGCCTTCGGCCCCGAGCTGATGGCCGACGACGACGCCCGGGCACTGGCCCGCGAGGTCGCCGCCCGCGCCATGGTGCTGCTGCGCAACGAGCCGGTCGGCGGCGCCCCGCTGCTGCCGCTGGACCCGGCGGCGGTGTCGAGCATCGCGGTCATCGGCCGGCTGGCCACGGAGGTCAACCAGGGCGACCACGGCTCCTCCGACGTCCGCCCGCCCAGCAGCACCACCCCGCTGGAGGGCATCACCGCCGCCTTCCCCGGCGCGCGGATCGTGCACGTCGCCGACGACGACCCGGCGGCCGCCGCGGAGGCGGCGCGCCAGGTCGACGTCGCGATCGTCGTCGCCGGCTTCACCGCCGAGGACGAGGGCGAGTACGTCGGCTCGGACACGATGAACAACCCGGACCTGCTGGCGCTGTACCCGCCGCGACCGGACGGCGTGCGGGCCACCGGCGACGAGGTCGTGATGACCGCCGGCGAGGGGTTCGGCGGCGACCGCGACTCGCTGCGGCTGCGCCCCGAGCAGGAGGAGGTCATCCGCGCGACGGTGGCGGCCAACCCGCGCACCGTCGTCACGATGGTCGCCGCCGGCCCGGTGCTCACCGAGGCCTGGCGCCAGGAGGTGCCGACCGTCCTGCTGCAGTGGTACGCCGGCATGGAGGGCGGCCCGGCGCTCGGCGACGTGCTCACCGGTGCCGCGGAACCGGCCGGCCGGCTGCCGTTCAGCGTGCCGACCAGCGAGGAGCACCTGCCCTTCTTCGACCGCGACGCCACCGCGATCACCTACGACCGGTGGCACGGCCAGCGGCTGCTGGACCGACTCGGCGTCGAGGCCGCGTACCCGCACGGCTTCGGGCTGTCGTACACGTCGTTCACCATCGGCGACGTGACCGCGGCCGGCGCGGCGGTGACCGCGACGGTGACCAACACCGGCGACCGCGACGGCCGGCACGTGGTGCAGGTCTACGGGCGCACCGGCACCGGTGGCTACCCGGGTGAGCGGCTGCTGGTCGGCTTCCGCAGCGTCGCCGTGCCCGCCGGCGCCTCGGTTCCCGTCGAGGTGCCGGTCAGCCTGCTCGCGCTGGCCCGGTGGGACGACGACCGGCGCGAGCGCGTGCTGCCCGACGCCACCGACGTCGAGCTGGAGGTGGGCGCGTACGCCGGCGACCCGCAGGCCGCCGTCCTCCGGCTTGGCTGA
- a CDS encoding ABC transporter ATP-binding protein, producing the protein MIIARDLTKTYGSKVAVDGVSFTVEPGRVTGFLGPNGAGKSTTMRMMIGLDRPTSGTVTVGGRNYADVPAPLRSVGALLEARALHPGRSARNHLRWLAASNGIPAKRVDEVLDLVGLTDVADQRVGRFSLGMGQRLGIAVALLGDPPVVVLDEPVNGLDPEGIRWVRNLARELAGQGRTVLVSSHLMSEMALTADHLIVIGRGRVLADCSMAQFITDHAASYVRVRTPRTAEAAELLVRSGLDVDRHGSGVDVELRVQGLDAAGIGDLVGGAGLHLHELTLVQSSLEDAFMTLTASSVEYAAGPVATAGAAR; encoded by the coding sequence ATGATCATCGCCCGGGACCTCACGAAGACGTACGGCTCCAAGGTCGCCGTGGACGGCGTCAGCTTCACCGTGGAGCCCGGCCGGGTCACCGGCTTCCTCGGCCCGAACGGCGCCGGCAAGTCCACCACGATGCGGATGATGATCGGGCTGGACCGGCCCACCAGCGGCACCGTCACCGTCGGTGGCCGCAACTACGCCGACGTCCCCGCCCCGCTCCGCTCGGTCGGCGCGCTGCTCGAGGCACGGGCCCTGCACCCGGGCCGCAGCGCCCGCAACCACCTGCGCTGGCTGGCCGCCAGCAACGGCATCCCGGCGAAGCGGGTCGACGAGGTGCTCGACCTGGTGGGGCTCACCGACGTCGCCGACCAGCGGGTCGGCCGGTTCTCCCTCGGCATGGGCCAGCGGCTGGGCATCGCCGTCGCCCTGCTCGGTGACCCGCCGGTCGTGGTCCTCGACGAGCCGGTCAACGGCCTGGACCCCGAGGGCATCCGCTGGGTGCGCAACCTCGCCCGCGAGCTCGCCGGCCAGGGGCGCACCGTGCTGGTCTCCAGCCACCTGATGAGCGAGATGGCGCTCACCGCCGACCACCTGATCGTGATCGGCCGCGGCCGGGTGCTGGCCGACTGCTCGATGGCGCAGTTCATCACCGACCACGCCGCCTCCTACGTCCGGGTGCGCACCCCGCGGACCGCCGAGGCCGCCGAGCTGCTCGTGCGCTCCGGCCTGGACGTCGACCGGCACGGCAGTGGCGTCGACGTGGAGCTCCGCGTGCAGGGGCTGGACGCCGCCGGCATCGGGGACCTGGTCGGCGGCGCCGGCCTGCACCTGCACGAACTCACCCTCGTCCAGTCCTCGCTCGAGGACGCCTTCATGACCCTGACCGCCAGCAGCGTCGAGTACGCCGCCGGGCCGGTCGCGACCGCAGGAGCTGCGCGATGA
- a CDS encoding DUF3117 domain-containing protein, with protein MAAMKPRTGEGPLEVTKEGRGLVMRVPLEGGGRLVVELSPDEASALSEALKGAIS; from the coding sequence ATGGCGGCCATGAAGCCGCGCACGGGTGAGGGTCCCCTCGAGGTCACCAAGGAGGGCCGCGGCCTGGTCATGCGCGTCCCGCTGGAGGGTGGCGGCCGGCTGGTCGTCGAGCTGTCCCCCGACGAGGCGAGCGCCCTCTCCGAGGCCCTGAAGGGCGCGATCAGCTGA
- a CDS encoding antitoxin: protein MDKAKGALNSDKGEQLSDKGLDKGEQFADQKTGGNHDAQIDKGRDFADDRIGRPGDGS, encoded by the coding sequence ATGGACAAGGCCAAGGGCGCGCTGAACAGCGACAAGGGCGAGCAGCTCAGCGACAAGGGCCTGGACAAGGGCGAGCAGTTCGCCGACCAGAAGACCGGCGGCAACCACGACGCGCAGATCGACAAGGGTCGCGACTTCGCCGACGACCGGATCGGCCGGCCCGGCGACGGCAGCTGA